A region of the Cryptococcus deuterogattii R265 chromosome 1, complete sequence genome:
CTGCGCTCGCGACGCGTCCCAAGCCCCCCGAGACTCTCATGATCCCTAAAGTCCAGACCAACCGACTTCCTCACTGCGATGCAGATAAAGCACCACCCCATTACTACGAAGCAAATGCGCAACCAGATGCCACACATGCATATATGATTAAATTTTTGCCCAATGACATGATACAAGTATAAATGATACAGTGATTATACAGAGCTAATCATCTTCTATCGTGTTGTTGTAGTGTTATGGTTGGTTTGCTTTTGCGCCACTCCATCTACAGACTGGTCCGCCGATTTTTCCGTGGGTATCGTGCCCAGCTTTGACATATCCATTGTGTGCTTGGGTGGCACTCCCTTTAAGCCGATAAAGTACACTTGCGAGCGTTGAGACGTGGATGCTTCAGTCTGCCCGATGTTAGATTCCCGACGCAAGTCTGAAGAGATACAAGTGATGCTTACAAATAACAGAGTTACACTAAAAACATTCGCCAGTTTTTGCACTTTCAGTGGCCACTCTTCAacgtctcttctcccatcagGAAGCCTTCTTATTCCAGCAGGCGGCTGAGAGGTATCAATGTCCATCACAGGTGTCATCGATTCTAAGTCACCAAAGTCGGGACAGTGAGGCTGGTTAGCATAGAGACGAAGACGAGTTGATCTGTGTGGGTGATCAGGTGCCGGGGGTAGTATACAAAGTGTCCGCAGGCGGACAGAAGTGATGAATGGGATATGAATTATCAGCTAACCCAAACAAGTCAGCAACAgtccctcccatccctcacCTCATCGGAGATGCCGCTCACATCATCGTCTACACCAGATTCCACAAATTGCTCCTGATCCAGCCTATCATCCCATGTTTTGATGACAAAAGGAGCCGACGATGGATCCTCAAGGTTCAAGCCTGTAACGCTTGGGCCGCCTATATTAGCCATTGGTGCTCACATATCATGTTCAAGCGATAGCAGACTCACTTGTCTCGGTCAATATGACTCCAAAGGTTAATTGTTgccccttctccagcagATACTCGTTCCAGCACTTCAGTAGTGACGTTCCCTGACAGGTCGTCTGTTGTAAGGTCGTCTGCACAGTTCATGCGGACTatcaggagaagatgtagGTTGATGATCCAATCGTTCCCGCTAATCAAAGATAAGTCGGCGGCTGGCAGCTGGGTTAATTCGGGCTATAATATAATAGATGTCCCTTCGGCATTGTCCGAGATGTAATTTCCCCTGCCTTTTCCCTCGTGTGGGTCTTATCAACAATGCCCTTATTTATTTGTCATAATTACCCTTGGGGGTGTAGGTGTCCCGATCTGTGTTTGTTACGTATCAACTCAAAGCTAAGGAGCAGAGCAAACCCGCAAACGAACATGCCGAAgcccatctcttcatcccttcgttttttttttccttgccatcttcttgagaTCCTAGTATTGACAACTCTAGTATTGATAAACGTGCTTCACAAGACGAAAATtgcgaagaaagaagaagcttaTTTGCTCCGGTCCACTACCGTTTGGTGATCGGAATACGGAGCTTGAAGGGATGACGATCAAATTCACAGGACAGTGACAATActtctcatcttttctgCCAAGATATTTATTAGCGCGTTTTCCCTTCCCGTTGATTAACCATAAATTATTGAACCATCACACTTTGCGTCATACATCTTCGGCATATCGGGGATGAAAATACAGGTACATCTCcgtttcttcctcttctgccttgTCCACGATCCAAAACAGTCACTGGTTTCTTCGTTTCACCACATCACCTCCCTCGGCCTCCACCACTATAAGCCCACTTGACTGATGTATATATAACGTAGCCTCTAAACGACCACCCAGTTCATCAATGCAACCTTCAGAGAGATGTGGTATAAACTGATCTCGGTCGCCCTGCTAGCCCTAACCACTGGTTCAATCATCGGCCATGCGCCAGACTTCAGCGCATTAATTAGTCGAAAGCCCTCTGCATTGTCTGCACAAAAGGAGGCTAAAAGAAGGCTCCTGGAAAGGGGAAACCTGAGCCACAATCAGCTTTTTGCAAAAGATCCCTCCGAAAAGAAGTTCTACAACAACAAGACATCGGGTCAGTGACCACTTCTATTACCGTATGGTCACCTGCCGTTAACCACTGTGAGAATAGAGTTTTTCATCCAGTCGCTTCCAGATGTACCCTATGATCTGGGAGAAATATACAGCGGCCTCATACCTATCGACTACAACAACCAATCCGAAGCCCTGTTCTTTGTCTTCCAGCCCAAGCTAGGCGAACCTTCTGAAGACATCACGATCTGGTTCAACGGCGGACCCGGCTGTAGCTCCCTCGGTGGTTGGTTGCAGGAGAATGGCCGCTGGACTTGGCAGCCTGGTACTCTTCAACCTGCTCTCAACCCGTACTCGTGGGTGAATCTGACCAATATGCTTTGGTACGTATTTCGGCCACACCTGATTCACGAAAAGCTAATGGACAGTGCTTAGGGTGGAGCAACCGATAGGCACTGGCTTCTCTACGGGTACGCCCAAATCCACCACACAAGAAGAGACTGCACAGGACTTTATCAAATGGTTCAAGAACTTTCAAGACGTCTTCGGTATCAGTAACTACAGGATATTTGTTTCCGGTGAATCGTACGCTGGAAGATATGTTCCTTATATCGGTGCCGCCATGTTGGATGAGCAGAATACGACCTACTATAATCTTTCTGGTAAATGACGACGCATCGTGAGgaacgatgaagagggtcCAGGCTTACGTAGAGTTAGGGGCTCTCCTATACGACCCCGTCATTGGCGAGTTTGATGTAGTGCAACGGCAAATGACAACCTATCCCCTTGTCGAAGCCAACGCCAATCTGTTCAACTTCAACGCCACTGTGATGGCCGAGTTGAAGCAGTATCATGAGAGTTGTGGTTTCAGGGACTATATTGACAAGTACCTCCAATTCCCTCCACTTGAAAAACAACCACCTATACTCTACAACAAAAGCGACAATACGAGTCTCACGTGCGATCTATTTAACGGTGCGATGTTCCTGGAAATTCAAGTGAACCCATGCTTTAACGTTTATGAGATTGTAAGTTGGAAACCGATCTGCTTTGTAattgcctcttcttttcgtgTCGGGGCTCATTGTCATGCACGATAGAACAGTATGTGTCCCTTGCTATGGGATGTCCTTGGAATGCCCACTGGATTCAGTTATGCTCCCGGACCTGTCTACTTTAACAGATCCGACGTCAAAGCTGCTATGCATGCACCTCAAGATGTTGATTGGATCAAATGTTCCCCAGACCCGGTGTATGTGGGTGGTGACGCTGGACCGGAGTGGCAAGGCGACCTTTCGGCGGATCCTATACAAAACGTTTTGCCGCAGGTTATTGATGCGACAAACAGGGTGCTGGTTTCGAACGGGGATTATGGTGTGCCCCTATTTTGATTTCACAATTCTGTACTGACAGAATCTCAGATATGGCTACCATTACCAATGGCACTCTCCTTGCCATTCAAAATATGACTTGGAATGGCCAGCTTGGATTTCAGGCCGCACCATCTGAAGAAGTCTACATTGGCATCATTGACACGCAATGGTCTGCCATCTATGAGGCTAACGGTTTACCTGGCTTCCCCGGGCCTCAGACCACCATGGGCATCCAGGTACGCTCCTTTTTCCATGAATGTGCCCgattgaaagaagaaggctaaCTTGTGGACGTAGCATTATGAGCGTGGGCTCATGTGGGTCGAGACTTTCCAGGCCGGCCATATGCAGCCTCAGTATCAGCCTAGAATGACTTATAGGCACTTAGAATGGCTCCTCGGCCTTGTGGACAAGATTTAGGTCAatgatatatatatatggCTTTCTGACAGTTGTAATGTTTAATTAGTACGTGGGACATTAATGCTTGTAGCATAATCAATGGCCAAATTAATACTATGATCTCTGTATTATTATAGAATAACTCTAATGGCAAGATGGTGCCGTAGAAATATCGTTTTTGCTAGCGAGCCACGTCTCCAAGATTTAATTGTAACAACAATGCTTAATGCCGTGCAAGCTACTGCTCAAGATTGACTGCAAAATAGACTATTTACCGTGAAAGCTTCCCTTATAAAACTTCTCCCGCAGTTGATAACGAAACGATGACGGAGTAACACCAAAAAGGTGGACACTGCAGAGGCAGGACGGACTATCGGAAAGACTTTGAACGAAGTTGTGACGTTCAATCTGAACGATACAAGTACTCGTAATGGTGACTAACCACCGACCCTACCACTATCGACCGGCGATCGCAATCGCCCAGCGAGCAAGGCTGCAAGTATGATAGTTCTACTTTTctattcttctcctcttaCGAACAGGCCCACCAACAATGAGGTATCTTCAAGGTTGCAATACAAGGGAACAGCTCATATTTCCTCCCTTCCGCTTTCACAAATGGAGAGCAGTAGATGACGGGGTGCGTGGCGGGTCGTCTGTCTCGCACCTCATCCCTGTCAAGATTGACGTCTACGGGCAGGTGACAAGTGCTCCCGAATTGGAGGAGTCTAGAGATGTatttggagagaagagacatAATAAAGGTGACAAAAACATGGCAGCGAGGTTCTGGGGAAACCTTGGTGAGTCTGTACTCCTATCTTATGCTGGACACTAAACACTCTGAATTAACCTCACACAGACATCAAGACCTTGGGAGGAGCTGGATTTGCATCTCAGGCATTCGGGTATGGTCCTTACCCTCTGCACCTTCCCCGAATCAGATACAATGGTATCGTTatctctgctcttcctgacCCGCTTCAACCGTCCCAAGCCGGCGTCCCCTGTTCTAAAAAACCAATGGAGTTCACCTTTGTGATTAAAACTAGCCCAACCAGTCATATTCCCAAACACCCAAAGGTGCCCCCTCCCCCACGTGCGGCTAAGCTCACTTATGAAGTACGCTTCACCCTGGCCCAAGAAAAGAATCAGGGCAAAACTCCTGGGGAACAAAAGTTCTATTTCCCTTGGAGCGTTTTCAAAGCGACCTACAGGGGGAGGGAAGTCAAAGAAGGTGACCCCAAATGGGTACCGCTGGACACCTCTAGCATTTACGAAGTGAACTTGATGTGCAGGAGTGGATTTGGTCAGCAAGAAGGGGACTTTGGGGTGATCGTTACTGGCATTTATGCctgggagaaggaagagaaggaccAAAAAGAGGCAGGCTGCTGGCAAGGGGTGAAAGAGTGGTTTAGATATGTCACCGGATACGATGTAGGGGTGAAATTGGAGGAGTCAGATTACGAGAAGCAATTTGCGGCGTGATATACACATGCATACACGTCAATAGGGTGTAACCTACCATTCCCTGGTATTCATCTGAACTAGCAAAGCTGCTAAGCCTTCCTCTCCAGCACACTGTCTGTAAAAGTCCATAGGTACACATCCTCTTACCCTTTTATCTTCTGCCATCCACT
Encoded here:
- a CDS encoding carboxypeptidase, which encodes MWYKLISVALLALTTGSIIGHAPDFSALISRKPSALSAQKEAKRRLLERGNLSHNQLFAKDPSEKKFYNNKTSEFFIQSLPDVPYDLGEIYSGLIPIDYNNQSEALFFVFQPKLGEPSEDITIWFNGGPGCSSLGGWLQENGRWTWQPGTLQPALNPYSWVNLTNMLWVEQPIGTGFSTGTPKSTTQEETAQDFIKWFKNFQDVFGISNYRIFVSGESYAGRYVPYIGAAMLDEQNTTYYNLSGALLYDPVIGEFDVVQRQMTTYPLVEANANLFNFNATVMAELKQYHESCGFRDYIDKYLQFPPLEKQPPILYNKSDNTSLTCDLFNGAMFLEIQVNPCFNVYEINSMCPLLWDVLGMPTGFSYAPGPVYFNRSDVKAAMHAPQDVDWIKCSPDPVYVGGDAGPEWQGDLSADPIQNVLPQVIDATNRVLVSNGDYDMATITNGTLLAIQNMTWNGQLGFQAAPSEEVYIGIIDTQWSAIYEANGLPGFPGPQTTMGIQHYERGLMWVETFQAGHMQPQYQPRMTYRHLEWLLGLVDKI